One segment of Geminicoccaceae bacterium DNA contains the following:
- a CDS encoding tetratricopeptide repeat protein — MRRFAAPYILLLALSILATPFVPRADPLSDAHAEALELYRANRVDEALPHFEMALSLAEQRFGPTDPRISVELNNLAEAYRVLGRYDEAEPLYERAVELDEGNLGTDDPDLATSLNNLALLYRAQNRLTEAEQLYERSLDILEHTLGPRHPNVAKSLNNLAVLYDIEGKRDQARPLIEQALDIARETMGDDHPTTVTLERNLETMSSSPIETVDSEPFSDVQPAAGGPLQVDGDDNYAIHLSSVRTVDAANAEWARLKKSLKLPSDWPQRTPERIETKDKGTFYRVAGGSFATHELAVEACDRIRTQGQYCGVLTR; from the coding sequence ATGCGACGGTTTGCAGCCCCCTACATCCTGCTACTGGCACTTTCCATTCTGGCGACGCCTTTCGTACCCCGGGCGGATCCGCTGAGCGATGCACATGCCGAAGCTCTTGAGCTGTATCGTGCCAATCGTGTCGACGAGGCCCTGCCCCATTTCGAAATGGCGCTGAGTCTCGCCGAACAGCGTTTCGGCCCCACCGATCCGCGCATCTCCGTCGAGCTCAACAACCTTGCCGAAGCCTACCGGGTGCTGGGTCGTTACGACGAGGCGGAACCTCTCTACGAACGGGCGGTGGAGCTGGATGAAGGCAATCTCGGCACCGACGACCCGGATCTCGCCACCAGCCTCAACAATCTGGCCCTGCTCTACCGCGCGCAGAACCGCCTGACAGAAGCCGAGCAGCTCTACGAACGTTCGCTCGACATCCTTGAGCACACGCTGGGTCCGCGCCATCCCAACGTCGCCAAGAGCCTCAACAACCTGGCAGTCCTTTACGATATCGAGGGCAAGCGGGATCAGGCCAGGCCACTGATCGAACAGGCACTCGACATTGCCAGGGAGACGATGGGCGATGACCACCCGACGACGGTCACGCTGGAGCGCAATCTCGAAACGATGTCCAGCAGCCCCATTGAAACGGTTGACAGCGAGCCGTTCAGCGATGTCCAGCCGGCCGCCGGTGGTCCGCTGCAGGTCGATGGCGACGATAACTACGCCATTCACCTCTCGTCGGTCCGTACGGTCGATGCGGCCAATGCCGAATGGGCGAGGCTGAAGAAGAGTCTCAAGCTGCCTTCCGACTGGCCGCAGCGTACTCCGGAACGGATCGAGACCAAGGACAAGGGCACGTTCTATCGCGTCGCCGGTGGCTCGTTTGCGACCCATGAACTGGCCGTCGAGGCTTGCGACCGGATAAGGACCCAGGGTCAGTATTGCGGTGTCCTGACCCGCTGA
- the ugpQ gene encoding glycerophosphodiester phosphodiesterase, translating into MDSVATENLDDQRFYLRQNVPAVIGHRGAARYAPENTLASVRKAHELGVQWVEVDVKLSADRIPFLLHDTKLDRTTDGRGRASRRTMKELSVMDAGSWFAAASRGERLPTLVALIALLDRLDMGLNLEIKPTPGSDRETTDAIVDVLRRHWPEHRPWPLLSSFSLAALARARDIAIDMPRGLLIDEFMRDWPGALDELQCASLHINHKVVTPDLLSTATEEGIPVLLYTVNDGSRAVELLQAGASSIITDAPDVIFDAIGGTAPLR; encoded by the coding sequence TTGGACAGCGTCGCGACCGAAAACCTGGACGACCAGCGCTTTTATCTTCGCCAGAACGTCCCTGCGGTAATCGGCCACCGGGGTGCCGCCCGATACGCCCCCGAGAACACGCTTGCTTCCGTCAGGAAGGCGCATGAACTCGGAGTGCAGTGGGTCGAGGTTGACGTCAAGCTGTCCGCAGACCGGATCCCCTTCCTGCTCCATGATACGAAACTCGACCGCACCACCGACGGCAGGGGCCGCGCCAGCAGGCGCACGATGAAAGAGCTTTCAGTCATGGATGCCGGCAGCTGGTTCGCCGCGGCCAGTCGTGGCGAAAGGCTCCCGACACTGGTTGCACTGATTGCCTTGCTCGACCGGCTCGACATGGGACTGAATCTCGAGATCAAGCCCACACCCGGCAGCGACAGGGAGACGACGGATGCGATCGTCGACGTGCTGCGTCGTCACTGGCCCGAACACCGACCATGGCCCCTGCTTTCCAGTTTCAGCCTGGCGGCCCTGGCCAGAGCACGTGATATCGCCATCGACATGCCTCGCGGCCTTCTGATCGACGAGTTCATGCGAGACTGGCCCGGCGCACTGGATGAGTTGCAGTGCGCAAGCCTGCACATCAACCACAAGGTAGTGACACCGGACCTTCTCTCCACGGCAACGGAAGAAGGCATTCCCGTGCTGCTGTATACCGTCAATGATGGAAGTCGCGCGGTAGAGCTGTTGCAGGCCGGTGCAAGCTCGATCATCACCGATGCTCCGGATGTCATCTTTGATGCCATTGGTGGAACGGCGCCGCTTCGCTGA
- a CDS encoding DNA-3-methyladenine glycosylase I — MIEFEEIRNAAIIRHGSQAVEARMPVVKTQEELRDIPSDRLLSMMSLRIFRAGLKHSVVDGKWPAFEEVFHGFDVPRVAAMGDEDIESLLGDARLIRHMGKLRAVRHNAMVMQEIGDFAGWIADWPGSDIVGLWAALGKRMSQLGGNSGPMFLRMTGKDTFVLTPSVTSAFGQWKLADTPLGGKSGARVAQAVFNAYVEETGLPLAHLSMIMAMSVD; from the coding sequence ATGATCGAGTTCGAGGAAATCCGTAACGCGGCAATCATCCGCCACGGCAGCCAGGCCGTCGAGGCAAGGATGCCGGTAGTGAAGACACAGGAAGAGCTGCGGGACATTCCTTCTGACCGGCTGCTCTCGATGATGTCGTTGCGGATCTTCCGGGCCGGCCTGAAACACAGCGTTGTCGATGGCAAATGGCCTGCCTTCGAGGAGGTCTTCCACGGATTCGACGTGCCGCGTGTCGCCGCCATGGGGGACGAGGACATCGAAAGCCTCCTGGGAGATGCGCGGCTGATCCGGCACATGGGGAAGTTGCGGGCCGTGCGCCACAACGCCATGGTGATGCAGGAGATCGGGGACTTCGCAGGCTGGATCGCCGATTGGCCGGGCAGCGACATCGTTGGCCTGTGGGCCGCGCTGGGCAAGCGGATGAGCCAGCTGGGCGGCAATTCCGGGCCGATGTTCCTGCGCATGACCGGCAAGGATACCTTTGTCCTCACTCCGTCGGTGACGAGTGCCTTCGGTCAGTGGAAGCTGGCCGACACGCCACTCGGCGGCAAGTCGGGGGCAAGAGTGGCGCAGGCCGTATTCAACGCCTACGTTGAAGAGACGGGGCTTCCCCTTGCCCATCTGTCGATGATCATGGCCATGTCCGTGGACTGA
- a CDS encoding DUF3604 domain-containing protein yields the protein MPEPIPAHLLGKAAITPNGAFEAGSLQSFELVYTAGFYGIDDSGTIRIVSRFASDQSLPQLDDPEAWNYTTVEASNGAVLRVRFDNKGNVRPWDRTLEIRVVRGYLTEGDTITVRFGDRREGSPGMRLQTFCEETFEFRVLVDPIATFVFQPLPRQPTIAIVPGKPVRWQLVLPTLRRPSDRFRLSIKADDIWGNPSDQVEGELHLASNLPVEGLPSTVRVVRGQRSVVIDGLQCGHEGELVIEATVNGDRIATSNPLRIDAQVENVTFWGDLHGQSEETIGTNSVRDYFLFGRDLAFLDACAHQGNDFQMTQDFWQELNDITGELNQPGRFITVPGFEWSGNTALGGDRNVYYFSEGRPIRRSSHAMVLDRSDIDSDTPTAGALFAALAADDENAICFAHCGGRYADIKLFHDGRFERSVEVHSAWGTFEWLLHDAFDSGYRVGIVCNSDGHKGRPGASYAGAAAFGAIGGLTCYIMPELTREALFSCLRRRRHYGTTGSRMHLDVRMSFDREVLVHADDPKIVPSSGMLSHQALMGDIVEHGGGIMRLSVDIAAAAPIERVDILDGKTVIATHRPYSAVDLGRRIRVIWEGAEYRGRARQVIWDGDARIEGNGIRDARAINFFNRDKTLDRIGDNELRWRHLTTGNFGGFDLWLEDEGAGTLILNTPLIRERIEIGAIGLDDMLFDASEVLPRRIRVFRLPDDNPSRGMRFTGEIAVEGAGDHPVHVRVTTEDGHQAWSSPIYLI from the coding sequence ATGCCGGAACCCATTCCGGCCCATCTGCTGGGCAAGGCCGCCATTACCCCGAATGGCGCCTTCGAGGCCGGCTCGTTGCAGAGCTTCGAACTGGTGTATACAGCCGGTTTCTACGGTATCGATGACAGTGGCACAATTCGCATCGTCAGTCGTTTCGCCTCTGACCAGAGCTTGCCACAACTGGATGATCCCGAAGCGTGGAACTACACGACGGTGGAAGCCAGCAATGGCGCTGTCTTGCGGGTGAGGTTCGACAACAAGGGAAATGTCCGTCCGTGGGACCGTACCCTTGAGATCCGTGTCGTGCGGGGATACCTGACCGAGGGAGATACGATCACCGTGCGTTTCGGTGACCGCCGCGAGGGTTCTCCGGGAATGCGCCTGCAGACGTTCTGCGAGGAGACCTTCGAGTTTCGGGTGCTGGTCGACCCCATTGCCACCTTCGTGTTCCAGCCGCTTCCCCGGCAACCGACGATTGCCATTGTGCCGGGCAAGCCCGTTCGATGGCAGCTGGTACTGCCGACATTGAGACGGCCGTCCGACCGGTTCAGGTTGTCGATCAAGGCCGACGACATCTGGGGAAATCCCTCGGATCAGGTCGAAGGCGAACTCCACCTCGCGAGCAACCTGCCTGTCGAAGGACTTCCGTCAACGGTGAGGGTCGTCCGCGGGCAGCGTTCCGTGGTCATCGACGGTCTGCAATGCGGCCATGAAGGTGAACTGGTCATCGAGGCCACGGTCAATGGCGACCGGATTGCCACGAGCAATCCCCTGCGGATCGATGCACAGGTTGAGAATGTGACCTTCTGGGGCGATCTGCATGGCCAGAGCGAGGAAACCATCGGCACCAATTCGGTGCGCGACTATTTTCTCTTCGGCCGCGATCTCGCATTTCTCGATGCCTGTGCGCATCAGGGCAACGACTTCCAGATGACGCAGGACTTCTGGCAAGAGTTGAACGATATCACCGGGGAACTGAACCAGCCGGGCCGCTTTATCACTGTCCCGGGTTTCGAATGGTCGGGAAATACGGCGCTCGGCGGCGATCGCAATGTATATTATTTCAGCGAAGGACGACCGATCCGCCGTTCGTCCCACGCCATGGTGCTCGACCGCTCCGACATCGACAGCGATACCCCGACCGCGGGAGCCCTTTTCGCAGCGCTGGCGGCCGACGACGAGAACGCGATCTGCTTTGCGCATTGTGGCGGACGCTATGCGGATATCAAGCTGTTCCACGATGGCCGCTTCGAACGCTCGGTCGAAGTGCATTCGGCCTGGGGCACCTTCGAATGGCTGCTGCACGACGCCTTCGACAGCGGGTATCGTGTCGGGATCGTCTGCAACAGCGACGGCCACAAGGGCCGACCGGGTGCCTCCTATGCCGGAGCCGCGGCATTCGGCGCCATCGGCGGCCTCACCTGCTACATCATGCCCGAACTCACCCGGGAGGCACTGTTCAGCTGCCTGCGTCGCAGGAGGCATTATGGCACGACCGGATCGCGGATGCATCTCGATGTACGGATGAGCTTCGACCGTGAGGTGCTGGTCCATGCCGACGATCCGAAGATCGTTCCGTCCTCGGGAATGTTATCGCATCAGGCCCTCATGGGCGACATCGTCGAACATGGCGGCGGCATCATGCGATTGAGCGTCGACATTGCGGCCGCGGCTCCCATCGAGCGTGTCGACATTCTCGATGGCAAGACGGTCATCGCGACCCACAGGCCCTACAGTGCGGTCGATCTGGGGCGGCGTATCCGGGTCATCTGGGAAGGAGCGGAATACCGGGGCCGTGCCCGACAGGTCATATGGGATGGCGATGCCCGGATCGAGGGCAATGGCATCCGCGATGCCCGTGCGATCAATTTCTTCAACCGGGACAAGACACTCGACCGGATCGGTGACAACGAACTCCGTTGGCGACACCTCACGACCGGTAATTTCGGCGGGTTCGACCTGTGGCTGGAAGATGAGGGTGCGGGGACATTGATCCTGAATACTCCCCTGATCCGGGAGCGGATCGAGATCGGGGCCATCGGTCTCGACGACATGCTGTTCGATGCTTCGGAGGTACTGCCAAGGCGGATCCGTGTCTTCCGCCTGCCGGACGACAATCCGTCGCGTGGCATGCGTTTCACCGGAGAAATCGCCGTGGAAGGGGCGGGTGACCATCCTGTCCATGTGCGGGTTACCACAGAGGACGGTCATCAGGCCTGGTCGAGCCCGATCTATCTGATCTGA
- a CDS encoding GNAT family N-acetyltransferase, translating into MKIPDTATARWSGLPSQEPPVLLAHAARQFAAAVADGSHLLETTGYRVHIWPEPDPFYRNVAIPLDDRANDPSAIDGMIELFARHGRVPRLEFFAECHPLLAGTLRERGFLTDMEAPVMVRSTPAEGPQGGEWLAAGDDVDIYMMAAEASFGAVEPPAPMEIQRMRKRLADGRTLTVCLRDDCGTPVAGASLTGIGEVAELAAVWTCPRARRRGYACRVIRTLLPRFFDHGGRLVWLSAATGESLALYRGLGFATIGHQLNFHLPAGRH; encoded by the coding sequence ATGAAGATTCCGGATACTGCCACGGCTCGCTGGTCCGGCCTGCCTTCACAGGAACCGCCTGTTCTTCTCGCACATGCGGCCCGGCAATTCGCCGCAGCCGTCGCCGATGGATCGCATCTCCTGGAGACGACCGGTTACAGGGTCCATATCTGGCCGGAGCCGGATCCATTCTACCGCAATGTCGCCATTCCACTGGACGATCGCGCAAACGACCCTTCGGCCATCGACGGCATGATCGAGCTGTTCGCCCGTCATGGTCGGGTTCCACGACTAGAGTTTTTTGCCGAATGCCATCCGCTATTGGCTGGCACCCTTCGTGAACGCGGTTTTCTGACCGACATGGAAGCACCGGTGATGGTCCGCTCGACACCTGCGGAGGGGCCCCAAGGTGGAGAATGGCTCGCTGCCGGCGATGATGTCGATATCTACATGATGGCAGCCGAAGCGAGTTTCGGTGCCGTCGAGCCGCCGGCACCCATGGAGATCCAGCGGATGCGCAAACGACTGGCAGACGGCCGAACGCTCACCGTTTGCCTGCGCGATGATTGCGGAACGCCCGTGGCCGGCGCATCGCTGACAGGCATCGGCGAGGTGGCCGAACTTGCGGCGGTCTGGACCTGCCCCCGGGCCCGCCGCCGGGGCTATGCCTGCCGCGTCATCCGCACGCTGCTGCCCCGCTTCTTCGATCACGGCGGCCGTCTGGTCTGGCTTTCGGCTGCAACCGGAGAAAGCCTCGCGCTCTATCGGGGCCTGGGATTTGCCACCATAGGCCACCAGCTCAATTTCCATCTGCCGGCGGGCAGGCACTGA
- a CDS encoding ATP-dependent RecD-like DNA helicase: MSEGETTLSGVVERIITTRPDTAFVVLAVRTHDHGKPATVVGEVVDAKPGQLLRAEGNWQQTEAWGRQFRAHSITLLAPATEEGLMGFLASGAIRGVGESVARKLVDHFGSGLGAVIEENATRLEEVPGIGRKTAERIAETWQAEKGSRDILMFLHGQGVKPARARRILDAYGEGAITRVLGDPYLLARDVRGIGFATADALARQLGIRPEAEIRRMAALNEALRLASEDGHTVLPMDEVVVRAADLIGVEAAAIATSVDSAIDSHRIVARGMDETIYLQLPDLAAAEEGIAAWMRESRDRSPAALCSARLDDVERRLGLTLAASQREAVAGAFAAHVAIITGGPGTGKTTLVRALLAIFEDEEPEIALCAPTGRAARRLTESTGRSSSTIHRLIEADPLRGFGRHGDRPLVADLVIVDEVSMVDTVLMHGLLDALPRHARLILVGDVDQLPPVGPGQPLADLIESDIVPVFRLTEIFRQAAQSGIVRSAHEVNAGRMPQLRSSASPDCFGIRVVDAEDATRKLLELAARRIPERFELDPVDDIQILAPVNRGPAGTRMLNDRLQPVLNPSPEAWIEKSGLRFAVGDKVMQTENDNAREVYNGDIGRVVAVDTRARLVDVRFDDKTLLYAYDELGQLLPAYAITVHKAQGSEYPAVLLLLLREHGRMLRRQLLYTAMTRAQRLLIVVTQGDALERAVRTVLPPRHSMLRYLLQEETVS, encoded by the coding sequence TTGAGCGAGGGCGAAACGACATTGTCGGGGGTGGTCGAACGGATCATCACCACGCGGCCGGATACGGCGTTTGTCGTGCTCGCGGTGCGGACCCACGACCATGGCAAGCCGGCGACGGTGGTAGGCGAGGTCGTCGACGCGAAACCCGGGCAACTCCTGCGCGCCGAGGGCAACTGGCAGCAGACGGAAGCCTGGGGGCGGCAGTTCAGGGCGCATTCCATCACACTTCTTGCGCCCGCAACCGAGGAAGGGCTGATGGGATTCCTGGCTTCGGGGGCCATTCGCGGCGTGGGCGAGAGTGTCGCGCGCAAGCTCGTCGACCATTTCGGTTCCGGGCTCGGAGCGGTCATCGAGGAGAATGCGACGCGTCTGGAAGAAGTTCCCGGGATCGGCAGGAAAACCGCCGAACGGATCGCCGAGACGTGGCAGGCGGAGAAAGGCAGTCGCGATATCCTCATGTTTCTCCACGGACAGGGTGTGAAGCCCGCGCGTGCGCGCCGCATCCTGGACGCCTATGGCGAAGGAGCGATCACCCGGGTTCTTGGCGATCCCTATCTCCTGGCCCGCGATGTCCGCGGAATCGGCTTTGCGACGGCTGACGCGCTGGCCCGGCAACTGGGGATCCGCCCGGAGGCAGAGATCAGGCGCATGGCGGCACTCAACGAGGCCTTGCGGCTGGCATCGGAGGACGGTCATACGGTGTTGCCCATGGACGAGGTTGTCGTCCGTGCTGCGGACCTCATCGGTGTCGAGGCCGCAGCGATTGCCACGTCGGTTGACTCGGCCATTGACTCGCATCGAATCGTCGCGCGCGGCATGGACGAAACAATTTACCTTCAGTTGCCCGATCTGGCCGCGGCCGAGGAGGGCATCGCGGCGTGGATGAGGGAAAGCCGCGACAGATCACCGGCGGCCCTCTGCAGTGCCCGGCTCGACGATGTGGAAAGACGGCTCGGGCTCACGCTGGCAGCCTCCCAGCGCGAAGCGGTTGCAGGCGCGTTCGCTGCTCATGTCGCCATCATCACCGGGGGACCGGGCACAGGCAAGACGACATTGGTCCGGGCCCTGCTGGCGATCTTCGAGGATGAGGAGCCGGAAATCGCGCTGTGCGCACCGACCGGCCGTGCGGCGCGGCGCCTGACGGAGAGCACAGGCCGGTCTTCCAGCACCATCCACCGGCTGATCGAGGCGGATCCGTTACGCGGGTTTGGCCGCCATGGCGATCGGCCGCTTGTTGCCGACCTGGTGATTGTCGACGAGGTGTCGATGGTCGACACCGTATTGATGCACGGCCTGCTCGATGCATTGCCGCGTCATGCCCGGCTCATACTCGTCGGCGATGTCGATCAGTTGCCTCCCGTGGGGCCGGGGCAGCCGCTTGCCGATCTCATCGAAAGCGACATCGTCCCGGTGTTCAGGTTGACCGAGATCTTTCGGCAGGCAGCGCAAAGCGGCATCGTCCGGAGCGCCCATGAGGTCAATGCGGGCCGGATGCCGCAGCTCAGGAGCTCGGCCAGCCCCGATTGCTTCGGTATCCGTGTCGTCGATGCCGAGGACGCCACCCGCAAGCTGCTGGAACTGGCGGCCCGCCGTATTCCCGAACGTTTCGAGCTGGATCCTGTCGACGATATCCAGATATTGGCACCTGTGAATCGTGGTCCGGCCGGTACGCGCATGCTCAATGACAGGTTGCAGCCCGTGCTCAATCCCTCGCCGGAAGCCTGGATCGAGAAGTCGGGCTTGCGGTTCGCGGTCGGCGACAAGGTCATGCAGACCGAGAACGACAATGCCCGCGAAGTGTATAATGGTGATATCGGCCGTGTGGTGGCGGTCGACACGCGGGCGCGCCTGGTCGATGTGCGTTTCGATGACAAGACCCTGCTCTACGCCTATGACGAACTCGGCCAGCTGTTGCCGGCCTATGCCATAACGGTACACAAGGCGCAGGGGTCCGAATATCCGGCCGTGTTGTTGCTGCTGCTGCGCGAGCATGGGCGCATGCTGCGCCGGCAGCTGCTGTATACAGCCATGACGAGGGCCCAAAGACTGCTCATCGTCGTTACCCAGGGCGACGCGCTGGAGCGGGCCGTGCGGACGGTCCTTCCTCCGCGACACTCCATGTTGAGATATCTTCTGCAAGAGGAAACAGTTTCGTGA
- a CDS encoding inositol monophosphatase, with the protein MNEIEERFEEAQRIARAAAALALDYFGRRDELEIEHKGKQDLVSIADKEVENLIRHELERLFPDDAILGEEGGGSDASRLWVIDPIDGTSNFLRGIPLWGVLLAYVVDGVTEIGITVLPCQNELYAARRGHGATCNGRPIRVSGHDRTEECCALISFSFKQPREQITEAVGRLYDLGVDQRRVGSSAVNLAWVADGRVDMVVLVSCNSWDCLPGLLLVEEAGGIATRYTADGTSLVDRRPVAACTPAIVAEASSIQPGLGLER; encoded by the coding sequence GTGAATGAGATCGAGGAACGCTTCGAGGAAGCGCAGCGTATCGCCCGTGCGGCAGCGGCACTCGCATTGGACTATTTCGGCCGGCGGGACGAACTCGAAATCGAGCACAAGGGCAAGCAGGATCTGGTATCGATTGCCGACAAGGAGGTGGAGAACCTCATTCGCCACGAACTCGAAAGGCTGTTCCCGGATGACGCCATCCTCGGCGAAGAGGGAGGCGGTAGCGATGCGTCGCGATTGTGGGTCATCGATCCGATCGACGGCACCAGCAATTTCCTGCGCGGCATACCGCTTTGGGGAGTGCTTCTCGCCTATGTCGTCGATGGTGTCACGGAGATCGGCATCACCGTGCTCCCCTGCCAGAACGAGCTGTATGCAGCCCGGCGTGGCCATGGGGCTACCTGCAACGGCCGTCCGATCCGGGTTTCGGGCCATGACCGGACGGAGGAATGCTGTGCGCTGATAAGCTTCAGTTTCAAGCAGCCGCGAGAGCAGATCACCGAAGCTGTCGGGCGCTTGTATGACCTTGGCGTCGATCAGCGGCGCGTCGGTTCGTCGGCTGTCAATCTCGCGTGGGTCGCCGACGGTCGTGTGGACATGGTCGTACTCGTATCCTGCAACAGCTGGGATTGTCTGCCCGGATTGCTGCTGGTGGAAGAGGCCGGCGGTATCGCCACGCGCTACACGGCTGACGGGACGTCGCTGGTCGACCGGCGGCCAGTGGCGGCCTGTACGCCGGCGATTGTCGCGGAAGCCAGCAGTATACAGCCTGGCCTGGGGCTGGAACGATGA